The Nitrospira defluvii genome contains the following window.
ACGGCATCCATCAACCGCTCCTCCACCACCACAACGGTGCCGACCGATTCGAACAACTGCTCGGCAGCCTGACGATCCGCCGCTGACAAGCCCGCCGCCAGGCTCATCGCCGTCACGCCCACCCCGATGGCGGATGGCGTATTGGGCATGGTACGGACCAGTCTGGTGGTACCCACGAGCCTGTCCTGAATGCGGGATAAGGGGTACCCGGCCGCGACCGAGATCACCAGCGGATGCGACTCGAGGGAGGGCCCGAGTTCCGCGAGCACGTCGTCAAGCACTTGCGGCTCGACACAGAGCACCACGATCTCCGCCCCCCGGACTGCCGCCTGATTGTCGTCCGTCACGGCCACGCCGAAGTTGCGGCCCAACAGTTCCCGTCTGGAAACCAGCGGATCGCTGACAGTCAGACGCTCAGGCCCGGTCAGGCCTTTTCGCAACAGGCCCGCCAGCAAGGCCTCGGCCATGTTGCCGCCGCCGACAAATCCGATCTGTCGTCCAGTCAACATGGCGCGATTATACGGACGGCCCTCCAGCCGGCGCAACTTGCAACCGCCGAACGGGGTTGTTATAGAGTGACCAATAGCGTTGCGATCCTCGACCTCCAGCAGATCGGAGCCGACATGAGATGCATCCTCTCGCTTGTCATCCTCGGGGTACTGCTCCTGCCCAGCGAACCAAGCTGGGCTCGCCGGGACGCCTTAACCGCCGAGCAGAAGAGTCAAATGGAACGGATCGATCGCGTGTTGATCACCGTGCTGGCCCTCTCGGATAAAGGCCCCATCGAGCCAGGCCCGCTCGTCGACGTGGTCGCCGCGCGCATGAAAGAGTTCGACTACACGCCGGTGACGGATGCCGCTCAACCTTATGATGCCGAGCTCAAGATCAAGTGCGAGCAGAAAAAGACGTGGGAGGGCAGCACGACCATGGGCAGTGATGCCGATCTCCCCGACTCGCCCTCGCGCATCTGGAAAGGACCGGCCTGCCAACTGGGCTATCTGCTCAACGGCAAGAAAATGGCCTGGCGGAAGGAAGTCCGAACGGACTTCGACGATGCCCAGGCAGCCGCGACGCTGGCCAAAGCCGTAGATCCAACCGCGTTCACCATGGCCAAGTTGCAGGCCCGCCTGGAAGACTACGATTTCCCCGCCCTCATCACCGCAGAGTGGGGGCAGGAGGCACGGCTGTTTCGACTCTATGATGATCCCAAAACTCCCGTCGCGCGCAAGGTCAAGCTGGTGTCCCTGTTCGGCGAGCTCTTCTCCGTCAAAGCCATTCCGCGTCTCCTGGACGGCTTGAACGGGACTGACCGCAGTATTGCAAAAGCCTCGGCCTTGGCACTGGGCAATATCGGGCAGAAAGAGACGATCCCGGTGCTGATCAAGACGATGAAGAACGGCGCGCCGGATTTACGGGCACCCGCGGCAAAGGCCTTGGGTATCGTCGGAGCGCTCCACGGTGATTTCACCATTGTGGATCCATTGCTCGAAACCTTGAACACCGATGATATCGCGGTAAAGACTGAGGTGGCGTGGGCGCTGGGAAAGTTACCGGACATGAAGTCTTATGAGCCACTGTTCGCCCTTCAGAAGTCACTCTACAAGGTCCACGAAAACGACCCCGATCCGAACCTGGTGAAGTTAAAGGAAGCCGTCAATTGGAGCATCAAGCAAATCGACACGTGGGAACACGTACAGTAGGCGCGACCACGACGACGGCTTGGGATCGGGGTCTCATCCCCGCTCGGGTCTTGGCGACGCTCCTCCTAGTCACTGTCGTGGGCACGGGGCAGGCGCAAGTCCTGGGGGAAGAGGCGGAACTCGACCGCTTACGAGCCAAAGCGGAAGAGGCGATGGGCAATGACGACGCAGAAGGTGCGGCGATGAGCATGGGCCGCGCGGCCTTGATGGCGGCCCAACTGGCCAAACGCCAAACCGAGGCCGGGCTGCAACACACCTTCAAGACTGCGGAACATTTGTACCGCTCGCAGGAACATGGTTATCGCGCCATCGCCCTGTTCAGGCGGGCCGGCGGGGAACTCCCGGCCTCGGCAGGCGTCTGCGGGAGCCTTCAGCTTGCGCGGCTCGAACTACAGCATGCGCAAGAGGGCCTCAGTCAGGCGATTCCAGCTCCTGCCGCGAAATCAGACGCGGCTCGTCTGGGGACTGTTCGTCAGACAACGGACGATTGGACAACCCTGTTGGAATCGATGCAGTGGGACTTTCGCTGCCCAAGCTAGCAAGCCGTTGAAAAGCGCGGCCGGCTTCGTTCTCGCATCGCTCCGAGGCTCGACCTCGCGAACACCTGCAGATTTTATTTCTCCATCGGCTCGACACTTCACTCACAAGGTTTGCCAACAAACCGTCTGTCTGCAGGCTGTGCAAGCAGACCGTCCGGCAAGGCCGCGGCAATGCGAGGAGGCGAGGCCACATTGTTCTTACCCACCCACCCCGAGCTTGCCGCGACAAGCTCTTTTCCCGTGTGCGGTACGTTGAGCCTCGGAGCGATGCGAGATCGCCGCCGGTGGCCTGTTACTGCATTCCGCACCGGCTAGTCGTCTTCGGGATTCACGATATGCAACCCAGCCGGGCGACAGGCGGCCAGAAGCTGCTTATCCGCGCTGACGACCGTGAGGCGAAGCGGCTTCAACTCCAACGCGAGGGCCAGATGCAAGAGCTGCGGAGAACGCAGGGCCGGGTAGTCGAGAATCAGTTCCCTTGCCGCCAGATAGGTCTCCATCGTCGGGGAAATGAACTGAAAGAGTCCTTGCGCGGCTTCCATCTCGAACTTGTAGAGAACGGAATAACAATCATCCCGCGTGATTTCTCCCTGCTGCGCGCGAACGGACAACACCGAGTACAGCTCCGTCACACTCCACATGGGAAGAATCGCCACCTTCCCGCGCTTCACCATGAGCTTGTTGACGACCCGCGTGCCGCGCTCCATGCTGTAGCGTTTCACCAGCGCCGTCGAGTCGAAATAGTAATACGGCATCCTAGACCCTCCCCTTCAAGAGACTCTCTGCCAGCGGCGACTGGAGCTTGGAAAGGCGATCCTGTAACTCATCCAGCGGCAGTTCCTCATAGTAGCCCTGTTTGCGGAAAATACTGACCAGGTCGCTCTTGAGCACCTGTTGCGTATCGGCGGCCAATCGCTCGCGCAGACGCTTCTTCATCGCCTGGCTCGACAACCGGCGTCCGCCGTTGGCTTGTTCCCCCGCCTTCCGGGTTCCTGTTTTACGCATCCCCTCTCCTCTCTCCTGTGGTTAATGCACCGCCGTCATCGACCGAGGGGCGATGCCCCCGTCTCCTTCGGACAACCGGACGGCGCTGCGGCCGCAACCGGAAGATCCGTTTCTCCATAGACATGCGCAGCCACGGAGCGGGCCAGCTCCGCGGAAAACTCCTGCTGCATGACGCGCACGGCCTTCGCCGTAGCCTCGCGTTCCGTCACATGCCCTTCTTTGCCGCCTCTCGACACAGCCCCGATCACACGATGCGTCGCCGTTTCTTCGATCACGGCATCCGTGCACCAGCGAACATACCGGAAGTGGGGATCGTGGACTTCAATCGGCCACAGCCGCACGGTGCCCTTGATCAACAACTCCACCGGCGTGGTACCGGAGGCGGCGCCATGTCCAGCAACGGAAAATCCCTCCTGCGCGAGGCCCTCGATGAGTGCGCGTTCGAGCGGTTCCGCCTGTTCACCGGAAACCTCCACCGCCATCCCGTACTGGGTGGAGAGAAACTGCTCCAATTCAGCGGTCAGCTCGGCCACTCGATAGGCAGCTGGACTCCCCTGCCCGGTCGATCGAATGGTGCGAAGATCGGTGTTGTAGGCTTCGCGCAGGACCAGATTCTTGGCGGCCCGTTTGAGATTACGCACTCGCGAGAGTTTATCCTGGGTGTGACTCGCTTCGGTGACCTGGGTTTGAATCGTGCGATCGAGCTCCGCGAGGCGTTCCACCATCGCCGATTCCGCCTGCGCCCGGTTCATGCCTGCCAGAGCATAGTACTGTCGCGCCTTTTGGTCAAACCAGGTATCGAGAATCTGGACATTCTCCAACACCTTATCCGTCGTCACCCTGGTCACGTTATCCAACGTGAGGCGGCGCTCGGTGTTGGTCTGCCCGCGAGATTCCACGACCAGGTACGATTCCCAATCCTTGGCCTGGGCCGTAATCTCCGCTTTAAAAATCCGGGAGACCGCCGCATAGGCTTGTTCCGTGGCTTGCGGCCGGGAATCGGCCTGCCCGACACCGACCAGATACTGCGAGGCAGGATATTGTGCGCTGTTCCCATCGATCCAGGCGGGACGGGCCGGTCCACCCATCCACCCGCATCCGGCACAGAGAACGAGCACGATGGCCAGGCCGGCCCCGCTGCTCCGCTTCATGAGGAAAGTCAGCCACGACCTCATAACATCACCCGCTGGATCAGGAAGACTGTTTCTCCCGCTCGAAGCATCAAGGGACGGGAGGTGCCCGTCTGCGCGGCCCCGCCGCCTCGCATCACAGCCTGGATCCGGCTTTCATACTCGCCGGGCGGCGCCCACAGGCGGGAAATCTGAATCTCATCGGGCAACGTGCGCCAGCTCCTCGTATCCGCGGCCTCGGAAGCCACCGCCAGGCCATGCGCGAGGACTCCTACCAGCAACCCGACCCAGGGCGCGTCACCTTTGTTGACCGCATGTTGTGATCCACGCGTCGCGGCTTCGGCAGCGGCAAATTTCACCGCCGCCCGCGCGAGGGCCTTGGTCGTAATCCCAGGCATGCGGTCGGACAGGGCCCGCTCCGCCAACGCCGTGCCGTTGTAGACCAACTCGGATGTTGCGGAGATAGGCGCTCCTTCCTTGGGCGCCAGACTGACGGACTCCTGCATCACATGTGTCTTCTGAGGCACCAACCTGGGCAAGGCCACCCGCACGACACGACCGTTCAGGCCGTACAACACACTGTCCGCCGCTCGACGCTCCTGGCGATTCGACGCATGCACGACCCCGCGGTTCAACAAGACCAACTGCAGCGCGCTCAGACTGATCGGGATATCAAGAAACGCTTCTTCTTTGCGCGGCGCGCGGCCATTATAGCTGATCACCACCACCTGGGCGAGATTCGATTGGTCCCCTCGCGGCACCCAATGCGTCTCGGGAAATTGACGCCGGTACTCTTCAAATTCGGCTGTCATATGGAGCGCATCGGTCGTCCGTAGCAAGTCGGCGCGCAGCATCGGCGGCATCGGCGTGCGCGACCAGCCTTGGGTCGCCTCATAAATCTCGTAGGCCTTGCGATAGGCGATAAACGCATTGTTCAGATCGCCCGTCGACTCGTACAACACCCCGGTCAAATAGCGGGCAAAGGCGTCTTCGCGATAGCCGTCTTTTTCCTTTGCGCTGTCCGACAACACATTCAGTCGATGATCGATCTGCCGCGCTTCGACGACGGCCTCCGTCAGCTGCCCCATCGCCGCATAGTTCAGCGCCTTCACGACGTTGATCATCACATGTTCGTACGGGTCGCCTTCAAAGGGCAGCATGTTGTCGTTCGTCAGAAACGCGGCGGTCTCGGTCCGGATACTTCTCGTGTACAGCCGTTCGACCTCCACCGCCGCCTGTTCCAGCAGACTGTTGCTCTGTACGTAGTCGCCGGCGAGATGCAACGTCATGCCCCGGTCCATGCTGTAGAGCAGTCGATTGCGCTGTCCATATTCAGACTCCGCCTGCGCCATGATGGCATCAGCCCGACGAGGATCGTGCGCCGCAAGACTTTGGTCGATGAGAAGGTAATGGTTTTCCGCGAGGCCGCAGCCGGATACCAGCCACAGCAGGGCCCAGCAGAGTACCGAAACGCAGGGGGATGAAATGAAACGGCCTCCCCGAAGGGAGGCCGTGCTCGATGGAGGATGAGGTCTCAACAGTCTACGTCAGGCTAGAAAATGGTGCGTTTCTTTTCAACCACTTTCTTGATTTTCTTCTGTCCGAACCAGGACTTGACATTGTTTTCCAGATCCACCATTTCCAGATCGACCTGGTAGAAGACCGCTTTGGCTCCGTCCTGTTCGTCGAGAATCGTCGCGATACTCCCCCGCATCATGTAGTCTGCGCCGATTTCCTTGCCGGGCGCCTTTTGCGTATCTTCACGGGCATGCACAGCCTGTTCGCGCCGTTCCTCGCGAACTTCCTCCCGTTCGCCTTTCCCGGCGACAAAGGTCACTTTCTGCGAGTTGGTCAGCTCACGCTCCAGATCATTCACAAAGGTCTGCACATTGATATGCTCATGGCTCTTATTCAGCACCGTCCCCACGATGACGACCGGCTGCCGGTTCTTCCCCTTGGTGAAGTTCCCGAGCCAGGGATTCGCCAACGCTTCCTTGACCATGGCCTCGGCCACCATTTGGGAGTCCGTATCGTTCCAGCGCCCGCTGAGATCGGTCACCACGCCGGTATCGACGCGCGTCACTCTGGTTTCATGTCCGCAGCCACCGGCCGCCACGGCGACCCCGGCCAGCACCACGGCTGCGACTCTCCGTGCCACTCCCCTCCCACGCCTCTCGATCATGCGCTCTCCTCCTGGACAACAGGCCTCGCCCCTGCGAAGACAGCTACTGGTTGGCGCGCTTGTCTTCTTCCTTTTCCAGACGGTCGAACAACCGGTCGGCATTCTTCCGCACAAAATCGCGGACCTGGCTGTTCAGCTCCTTCGCCTGCTCCAGATTGTTTTTCATGTCTTCGAGGCTGAGCTTGGTCAGCACGTAATAGGTACCGGACTTTTCATCCTTGTAGCGATCCATCGGCTTGACGCCGTTCAGCGTGACCGCTGAGAACGTTTTCACGGCCCGTTCGATATTCTGTTCTTCACTGTTGCGGGAAAAATCGCCGGCGGTCGTAGAAGCCGCATAGTCCCGCATGAGATAGGCGGTGTAGGTTTCGAAGGTCTTGGCGATTTCTGCGCGGCTGCGATTCTCGGCGGTGTCCCAGGCAAGCGGTTCATTCCGCACGCCGACGACCGAGCCGACGCCATAGAACGACTTGTCGCTTTTTTCGTTGAACGCGCCGGAGCCTTTCTTGACCCAGTTCGGAGGCCCACCGCAGGCCGTCAGCCCGATGAGGAGTACGAGCGCCAGCGCGCTCCCGGTGAACTTCGACAAAGCCCCCTCTGCTCTGCTCATACGAATCCTCCTTGGTGTGACACCTGTAAGAGCTGATGGCTCGATGCTGCGCGGCAAGCTGGTGGAAGATCGACGTGTGTGCGTCACGAGATGACGAGAGACAATTGCGCGAAAAAACGAGGTTAGGCTAACATGCACCCCCAAGACTGTCAACGCGGAAGCAGTCTTTCGGTTGACGGTATTGCCCGCAACACGATCACGACACCCCGCATGCCACAAAGGAGATACCACAGATGGCTGACGTGCAGATTGAAGACGGTATTATTCGGGTCGTCCAACTTGATATTCAGGATCCCAAAGCCGCCGCCGTGCTCGCGGAATACCCGCAGGTCCGGTGGCCGGAAATTACACGACGCGCATTGAAGATCGGACTGGGCTACCTGAAAGGCGGAGGGAAGGACTAAGGAGCGGGTTTCTCACCGGGAGCAGCGTCACCCTGAACGGCACGGAGGGCGCGTTCGCTTTGTCCGCCCAACTCCAGGTAGCGGCGGAACGCATCGACGGATTTCTGCGGCTCGTTGAGGTGGTCGGCATAGAGGGTGCCGAGCGAAAAATAGACGTCCGTGTAAGCGGGATTCACGGCCAACGCCTGCTGCATGGCCTGCTCGGCTTCCTTCGGCTGGCCTTTCTTCTCAAGCACCATTCCCAATGAGTAGTGCGAGTCGGGATTCTGCGGCGCGTGCTGGACTGCGGCGCGCGCCGCCGCCAACGATTCATCCAGGTCGGGCAACACCTCCAACCGGATGTAACTCTTCAGCACGTAGGCATCGCCGAAGGACGGATCGTAGGTAATCGCGCGGTTGAGCCGTTCCAGCGCTTCTTCTGCCGACTTCTGCTGCTGGAGCAGCGCAAACGCCTGCTCATATTGCACGCGGGCTTCTTTCATCCGATCCGCTTCGGTGCTCGGTTCCTTCCCGAGTGAAAACGCTTCTTTCCGCCCCTCCACCAGGATGACATCACCATCCCCTTCAAGTTGAACGAACTGCGGATGTTGCGCGCCTTTGGTCTCGCGCTCGACATCCTGTCTCACTTGGGTCGCAAGTTCACTCGCCATGACCCAACCGTTCTTGTTGAGGTCGGCTGCCCCCTTCAATCCGGCTACCAGAGCCGTGACAAACGGGCTCTGTCCGGATCCGTGCGCCACCGTTTCTTCTTTCTCGGCGGCGGTGATCACCTGAACGGAACGTTTTTCCGTATCGTCTTCCGGCGACAAGCGGCCTTCCAACGAGAGGGGCTGCGGCGCGGTGACATCCCAGCCGCGAAGGTTGGCATCGAACAGCAGGAGCACATGTTTGGATGCGGACCTCCGGCTGAACTCTTTGAATTGATCCAGGGTAATCGCTTTCCCAGGATTGTTGACCTGTGCATCCCAGGGCACCACATAGCCGAGATCTTTCGATTGCGCATCCTGGGTCACCCCGGCATGACCGGAAAAAAAGATCACGACCCGATCCTGTCGTCCGACCTTGCGAGGCAGATAGTCGTTCAGAATCTGCAGGAGCCTTCTCGAACTTGCCTCCTTGTCCTGCAATTCGATGACTTCGTCGAAGCCGAGTTCGCGCAACGCGGCCGCGACCGCATGGGCGCTTTCAAGAGCCCCGGGCAGCTTTGGCGCAACGAGGTAGTTTTCGATACCGACCACGACGGCCCAGGACTTGTAATAGAGGCCTTCCGGCTTTCCGACCTGCGCGTGGGCAATGGAGAGCATCCCAACCGCTCCAGCGGCGCACATAGCCACGAGACATACGAACTTCCGACGAAGATGGGGGAATGTGGACGAGCTCATGAAGGGGTTAATCCAGTGAGGTGCAACGCGATCAGCGTACCCTCGTCTCCTCCTGACTGTCAAGAAAGGAGGCGTGCTCCGGCCTTGCGCCATGCGGTCTTCGCCTGCGTCGACGATCGGCTCACAGAAGCGCTGAGGGTTGCAGTTCCCTCGTCCCATCCGCATAATGCCGTACAGAATACAGCCGCGCGCCGAAGCGGCCCGCGATTTGTGGAGGTGATGAGACCCATGAGCGACAAAATCGATACGCTACTCAAAGAAGGACGCGTGATTCAGCCGTCCGCCCGGACCAAAGCGGCGGCACATATTCCCGATTACGACCAGGCGTACAAGGCCTCCATCGCCGACCCGGAAGCCTTCTGGGGCGGGGTGGCCAAGGAGTTGGATTGGTTTACCCCCTGGACTCGGGTGCTGGAGTGGAACTACCCCTGGGCCAAGTGGTTCGTCGGCGCGACCTGCAACATCGCCTACAACTGTCTCGACCGCCATGCCAATAGCTGGCGACGGAACAAAGTCGCCATCATCTGGGTCGGCGAGAACGGAGAGGAACGCATCTTTACGTACGGCGAACTCTTGCGCCAGGTCAACCGTTGCGCCAATGCGCTCAAGGCACTCGGCTTGAAACAAGGTGACCGTGTCACCATCTACCTCCCCAAAATTCCCGAACAAGTCGTCGCCATGCTCGCCTGCGCACGCATCGGCGTCATTCACAGCGTGGTGTATTCCGGGTTCAGCGCTCCGGCCCTGGCAAGCCGCATCCAGGATGCCGAAGCACGGCTGGTCATTACCGCTGATGTCGGCTACGACCGCGGGAAAACAATTCCGCTCAAGCCCGTGGTGGACGCGGCCGTGCAATCCTGTCCCTCCGTAGAAAAGGTCGTGGTCGTGCGCCGGGATGCCCTCGGCGTCGCCCTCACCGCGCCGAAAGAAATCGATTGGACCGATTGGCTGAAGGAGCAGAGCGCCGTCTGCGCGGCGGAACCGTTGGACGCTGAAACTCCACTCTATATTCTGTATACCTCCGGCACGACCGGCAAACCCAAGGGGGTCGTGCATGTGCACGGCGGTTACATGGTGGGCACCTATATCACCACGAAGTATGTGTTCGACCTGAAGGAGGACGACGTCTATTTCTGCGTCGCCGATCCGGGCTGGGTCACGGGACACAGTTACATCGTGTACGGCCCCTTGTTGAACGGCGCCACGATCCTGATGGCCGAAGGGAAGCCCGACTATCCGAATCCCGGTCGCTGGTGGGATCTTATCGCCCGGTACGGCGTCTCCATTTTCTACACCACACCGACCGCCGTGCGGTTGCTGATGAAATACGGAGAGGACTGGCCGAAGAAATACGACCTGTCCACCCTGCGCGTGCTCGGTAGCGTCGGCGAGCCGATCAACCCGGAAGCCTGGGAATGGTTCTATCGTGTCACCGGCAGCGATAAACCCATCATGGACACCTGGTGGCAAACCGAAACCGGGGCCATTCTGGTGACACCGCTCCCATCCGTGCCGCTCAAACCCGGCTCCGCCACGAGGCCGTTTTTGGGAATCGAAGCCGACGTGGTGGACAAAGAAG
Protein-coding sequences here:
- a CDS encoding HEAT repeat domain-containing protein, whose product is MRCILSLVILGVLLLPSEPSWARRDALTAEQKSQMERIDRVLITVLALSDKGPIEPGPLVDVVAARMKEFDYTPVTDAAQPYDAELKIKCEQKKTWEGSTTMGSDADLPDSPSRIWKGPACQLGYLLNGKKMAWRKEVRTDFDDAQAAATLAKAVDPTAFTMAKLQARLEDYDFPALITAEWGQEARLFRLYDDPKTPVARKVKLVSLFGELFSVKAIPRLLDGLNGTDRSIAKASALALGNIGQKETIPVLIKTMKNGAPDLRAPAAKALGIVGALHGDFTIVDPLLETLNTDDIAVKTEVAWALGKLPDMKSYEPLFALQKSLYKVHENDPDPNLVKLKEAVNWSIKQIDTWEHVQ
- the acs gene encoding acetate--CoA ligase; this translates as MSDKIDTLLKEGRVIQPSARTKAAAHIPDYDQAYKASIADPEAFWGGVAKELDWFTPWTRVLEWNYPWAKWFVGATCNIAYNCLDRHANSWRRNKVAIIWVGENGEERIFTYGELLRQVNRCANALKALGLKQGDRVTIYLPKIPEQVVAMLACARIGVIHSVVYSGFSAPALASRIQDAEARLVITADVGYDRGKTIPLKPVVDAAVQSCPSVEKVVVVRRDALGVALTAPKEIDWTDWLKEQSAVCAAEPLDAETPLYILYTSGTTGKPKGVVHVHGGYMVGTYITTKYVFDLKEDDVYFCVADPGWVTGHSYIVYGPLLNGATILMAEGKPDYPNPGRWWDLIARYGVSIFYTTPTAVRLLMKYGEDWPKKYDLSTLRVLGSVGEPINPEAWEWFYRVTGSDKPIMDTWWQTETGAILVTPLPSVPLKPGSATRPFLGIEADVVDKEGHSLPSNAGGFAVIKKPWPAMMRTIYKDPDRYKVYWNTIPNCYTAGDVCRKDQDGYMWFMGRADDVIKVAGNRIGTAEVESALVSHEAVAEAAVIGKPHRTAGEAIKAFVILKQGYQDSKELIQSLKDHVLKELGKIAVPQEIDIVPSLPKTRSGKIMRRVLKAKELGQDVGDISTIED
- a CDS encoding penicillin-binding protein activator LpoB — translated: MIERRGRGVARRVAAVVLAGVAVAAGGCGHETRVTRVDTGVVTDLSGRWNDTDSQMVAEAMVKEALANPWLGNFTKGKNRQPVVIVGTVLNKSHEHINVQTFVNDLERELTNSQKVTFVAGKGEREEVREERREQAVHAREDTQKAPGKEIGADYMMRGSIATILDEQDGAKAVFYQVDLEMVDLENNVKSWFGQKKIKKVVEKKRTIF
- a CDS encoding caspase family protein codes for the protein MLSIAHAQVGKPEGLYYKSWAVVVGIENYLVAPKLPGALESAHAVAAALRELGFDEVIELQDKEASSRRLLQILNDYLPRKVGRQDRVVIFFSGHAGVTQDAQSKDLGYVVPWDAQVNNPGKAITLDQFKEFSRRSASKHVLLLFDANLRGWDVTAPQPLSLEGRLSPEDDTEKRSVQVITAAEKEETVAHGSGQSPFVTALVAGLKGAADLNKNGWVMASELATQVRQDVERETKGAQHPQFVQLEGDGDVILVEGRKEAFSLGKEPSTEADRMKEARVQYEQAFALLQQQKSAEEALERLNRAITYDPSFGDAYVLKSYIRLEVLPDLDESLAAARAAVQHAPQNPDSHYSLGMVLEKKGQPKEAEQAMQQALAVNPAYTDVYFSLGTLYADHLNEPQKSVDAFRRYLELGGQSERALRAVQGDAAPGEKPAP
- the proC gene encoding pyrroline-5-carboxylate reductase — encoded protein: MLTGRQIGFVGGGNMAEALLAGLLRKGLTGPERLTVSDPLVSRRELLGRNFGVAVTDDNQAAVRGAEIVVLCVEPQVLDDVLAELGPSLESHPLVISVAAGYPLSRIQDRLVGTTRLVRTMPNTPSAIGVGVTAMSLAAGLSAADRQAAEQLFESVGTVVVVEERLMDAVTGLSGSGPAYVFAMIEALADGGVLSGLPRGTAQQLAAHTVAGAARMVLEQGEHPAVLKDRVASPGGTTIVGLSRLEQGRLRATLMSAVEAATQRSQELGKAENHHL
- a CDS encoding type II toxin-antitoxin system VapC family toxin — translated: MPYYYFDSTALVKRYSMERGTRVVNKLMVKRGKVAILPMWSVTELYSVLSVRAQQGEITRDDCYSVLYKFEMEAAQGLFQFISPTMETYLAARELILDYPALRSPQLLHLALALELKPLRLTVVSADKQLLAACRPAGLHIVNPEDD
- a CDS encoding LPP20 family lipoprotein; the encoded protein is MKRSSGAGLAIVLVLCAGCGWMGGPARPAWIDGNSAQYPASQYLVGVGQADSRPQATEQAYAAVSRIFKAEITAQAKDWESYLVVESRGQTNTERRLTLDNVTRVTTDKVLENVQILDTWFDQKARQYYALAGMNRAQAESAMVERLAELDRTIQTQVTEASHTQDKLSRVRNLKRAAKNLVLREAYNTDLRTIRSTGQGSPAAYRVAELTAELEQFLSTQYGMAVEVSGEQAEPLERALIEGLAQEGFSVAGHGAASGTTPVELLIKGTVRLWPIEVHDPHFRYVRWCTDAVIEETATHRVIGAVSRGGKEGHVTEREATAKAVRVMQQEFSAELARSVAAHVYGETDLPVAAAAPSGCPKETGASPLGR
- a CDS encoding COG3014 family protein codes for the protein MAQAESEYGQRNRLLYSMDRGMTLHLAGDYVQSNSLLEQAAVEVERLYTRSIRTETAAFLTNDNMLPFEGDPYEHVMINVVKALNYAAMGQLTEAVVEARQIDHRLNVLSDSAKEKDGYREDAFARYLTGVLYESTGDLNNAFIAYRKAYEIYEATQGWSRTPMPPMLRADLLRTTDALHMTAEFEEYRRQFPETHWVPRGDQSNLAQVVVISYNGRAPRKEEAFLDIPISLSALQLVLLNRGVVHASNRQERRAADSVLYGLNGRVVRVALPRLVPQKTHVMQESVSLAPKEGAPISATSELVYNGTALAERALSDRMPGITTKALARAAVKFAAAEAATRGSQHAVNKGDAPWVGLLVGVLAHGLAVASEAADTRSWRTLPDEIQISRLWAPPGEYESRIQAVMRGGGAAQTGTSRPLMLRAGETVFLIQRVML